The following coding sequences are from one Delphinus delphis chromosome 19, mDelDel1.2, whole genome shotgun sequence window:
- the CCL16 gene encoding LOW QUALITY PROTEIN: C-C motif chemokine 16 (The sequence of the model RefSeq protein was modified relative to this genomic sequence to represent the inferred CDS: substituted 1 base at 1 genomic stop codon) gives MEVGSHGLPLYLLGSAFNVIPSEIPESVNPPPACCLKYHEKVLPRKVVVRYRKALNCYLPAIIFITRRKREICTNPNNERVQEYIKDPRLPLHPSRKLVXVINIIRSEKGQPQILNCPWWSGLNGSPSLGEKWCNPVKMQAALWSE, from the exons ATGGAAGTGGGCAGCCATGGGCTCCCTCTCTACCTCCTTGGCTCAGCATTCAACGTCATTCCCTCAGAAATTCCTGAGTCGGTGAACCCTCCACCCGCCTGCTGCCTGAAGTATCATGAGAAAGTATTGCCAAGAAAAGTGGTGGTGAGATACAGAAAGGCCCTCAACTGCTACCTGCCAGCAATCAT CTTCATCACCAGAAGGAAACGAGAGATCTGTACCAACCCCAATAACGAACGGGTCCAAGAATACATCAAGGATCCCAGACTACCTTTGCATCCTTCCAGGAAGTTGGTCTAGGTTATTAACATTATTCGATCTGAGAAAGGTCAGCCCCAGATCCTCAACTGCCCATGGTGGTCAGGCCTCAATGGGAGCCcaagtttgggggaaaaatggTGCAACCCTGTGAAAATGCAGGCAGCCTTGTGGTCTGAATGA